AAATTTCCTGATGCGTTATTTATATTCTTAGCACCTCCAAGTTTAGAACACTTGAGAGAGCGATTAGTAGGAAGAGGCACAGAGTCTGACGAAAAAATTCAAAGTCGTATTAACGAAGCACGTAAAGAAGTTGAAATGATGAACCTATATGATTACGTTGTAGTTAATGATGAAGTTGAACTTGCGAAAAATAGAATTCAATGTATTGTAGAAGCTGAGCACTTAAAAAGAGAGCGCGTAGAAGCTAAGTATCGAAAAATGATTTTGGAGGCAAAAAAATAATGTTAAATCCACCATTAAACCAATTAACAGCACAAATTAAATCAAAATATTTAATTGCAACAACAGCAGCTAAAAGAGCTCGTGAAATTGATGAACATCCTGAAACGGAATTATTAAGTGAATATCACTCATACAAACCAGTTGGTAGAGCGTTAGAAGAAATTGCAGACGGTAAAATTCGTCCAATAATTTCAAGTGATTATTACGGTAAAGAGTAGTACCGATTATATTAATAATTTAGAATTTATCATATTAAATATGTCATCAGACATAATAATTAAACGCACCTGAGGAGGTGTGTTTTTTTAGTTTATTCAAAGATTGATGTTATAATTAAACTAAATTTGTGATTTTGAGATGGCAAAAAGAGGTCGGGACAAAAGCGTTTAGGATTTGAGCAGAACCGAATGATGAGTAAAATTGTTTTCCAAATTTTGTCGAATCGTGAGAGTTTCTGCCGAAAATCCTGCTTTTGGGACACCGTAAATCGGTTTCCCAGAGCACAAAAACTTTATGTTTCAACTTCAACTTGTACTAAAAAGCTAGTGATATTTAAGGGAGAATGAATATGAAGAAAATTTTGTTAGCCGTAACTGGTGGTATCGCAGCATATAAAGCGATTGATTTAACAAGTAAGTTAACACAATCAGGATACGATGTACGCGTTATGTTAACAGAGCATGCTCAAAAATTTGTTACACCATTGGCATTTCAAGCAATTAGTCGTAATGCAGTATATACAGATACATTTATTGAGGAAAAACCTGACGAAATCCAACATATTGCATTAGGAGATTGGGCAGATGCAATTGTTGTTGCACCGGCAACGGCAAATATAATTGCAAAATTGAGCGTAGGAATAGCTGATGATATAGTGACATCAACATTATTAGCAACAGAAACACCTAAATTTATTGCACCTGCGATGAATGTGCATATGTATGAAAATAAGCGCACGCAGCGTAATATGAATGTTTTAAAGGAAGATGGCTATCATTTCATTGAACCTGGTAGTGGATTTTTAGCATGTGGATATGTTGCCAAAGGTCGTATGGAAGAACCGCTTCAAATTGTTACAGTATTAAAGGATTATTTTCAAAATGATTCACGTATAGCTAATAGTTCATTTAACGGCAAACATGCCTTAGTGACTGCAGGTCCGACAGTCGAAGTTATAGATCCCGTTAGATTTGTATCCAATCGTTCATCAGGAAAGATGGGATATGCAATTGCTGAAGCATTGCGAGATCGTGGCGCAATTGTTACGTTAGTTTCTGGGCCAACAAATTTAGAAGATCCTGAAAATATCGAAGTGATTCATGTACAGAGTGCTGAAGAAATGTTTGAGCAAGTCACATCACGATTTAAATTACAAGATATAGTTATAAAAGCAGCAGCTGTTTCAGATTATACGCCAGTTGATGTGCTTGAACATAAAATGAAAAAGCAAGATGGAGATTTGTCAGTATCTTTTAAGCGTACAAAAGACATTTTAAAATATTTAGGTGAACATAAAACATCTCAATACTTAGTAGGTTTTGCAGCGGAAACGGAAGATATTGAAAATTATGCAGAACAAAAATTACGTAAGAAAAATGCAGATGTAATTATTTCCAATAACGTCGGTGACATGTCTATTGGATTTAATTCTGATGATAACGAATTAACGATGCATTTTAAAAATAAAGAAAAAGTAAATATTAAGAAAGGGAAAAAAGTGGCATTAGCTGCTCAAATTTTAGATGAATTAGAAACTAGGTGGCAATAATGATAGCGAAAGTCATTGTCGATGTAGCATCGAAGAGCGTTGACTATAAATTTGATTATTTAATTCCAGAACGATTAGTATCTGTGATACAACCAGGCATCCGTGTTGTTGTACCATTTGGACCTAGAACAATTCAAGGATATGTAATGGAAGTTACGACACAACCTGATTCACAACTTGATATATCAAAATTGAAAAGTATTATTGAAGTGAAAGATATTAAGCCAGAGCTAACACCAGAATTAATTGCATTAAGTGAGTGGATGAGTACGACGCATGTTATTAAACGTATTTCAATGTTAGAAGTTATGTTGCCAAGCGCGATTAAAGCTAAATATAAAAAGGCTTTCATGCTTAAAGATGATACAGAATTAACTTCAGAAATAGTAGAACGATTCGATAAAAATGGTTTCTATTTTTACAAAGATGCACAAAAAAATAATGATATAGCAACACTTATGTCGTTATTACAAGCTGGAATCATTGAAGAGAAAACCATTCTTTCCCAAAATGTTACTAAAAAAACGAAGCGGGCAGTTCGAATCATTGATGGATTTAATACTGATGAAGTATTAGCTAAGCTGGAAAAAGTTATTAAACAATATGATTTGTATGCGTTTTTGACTGAAGAACAACATAAAACTATATTTTTATCAGACATTGAAGATATGGGCTTTTCAAAGTCTAGTTTAGATGGATTGGTTAAAAAAGGATATGTAGAAAAATATGACGCTATCGTTGAAAGAGATCCATTTAAAGATCGTGTTTTTGAACAAGAATCAAAGAGACAGCTTACGACAGACCAACAGCGAGCGTATGCAGCAATTAATGAAAAAATAGTAAATCAAGAGCAAGCAACGTTCTTGCTTCACGGAGTTACTGGATCAGGTAAAACGGAAGTATATCTTCAAACTATAGAAGATGTATTGAATCAAGGCAAACAAGCGATGATGTTGGTACCTGAAATTGCACTAACGCCACAAATGGTTTTAAGATTTAAACGTCGATTTGGCGATGACGTTGCCGTATTACACTCTGGTTTATCTAATGGTGAACGTTATGATGAATGGCAAAAAATTAGAGACGGTCGGGCACAGGTAAGTGTTGGTGCAAGATCTAGTGTGTTTGCGCCATTTAAAAATTTGGGTTTAATTATTATTGATGAAGAGCATGAGTCTACATATAAGCAAGAAGATTATCCTAGATATCATGCTAGAGAAATTGCACAGTGGCGAAGTGAGTATCATCATTGTCCGGTTATTCTAGGTAGTGCAACACCATGTCTTGAAAGTTATGCGCGGGCTGAAAAAGGCGTTTATCATTTATTATCATTACCAAATAGAGTTAATCAACAGGCTTTACCTGATATTGATATTGTGGATATGCGTACTGAATTGAGTGAAGGTAATCGCTCTATGTTTTCAAAAGATTTACGCGAAGCAATACAATTAAGATTAGATCGTCAGGAACAAGTTGTATTATTTTTAAATAGACGTGGTTATGCATCATTTATGCTTTGCCGAGATTGTGGTTATGTGCCACAATGCCCTAATTGTGATATTTCCTTAACGTATCATAAAACGACAGATTTATTAAAATGTCACTATTGTGGTTACCAAGAGACGCCTCCTAATAAATGTCCAAACTGTGAAAGCGAGCATATTCGTCAAGTAGGTACAGGTACTCAGAAAGTTGAAGAGTTGTTGCAACAAGAATTTGAAGGCGCTCGTATTATAAGAATGGACGTAGATACAACTTCTAAAAAAGGTGCACATGAGAAATTGTTAACGGAATTTGAGAAAGGTAATGGTGACATCTTACTTGGTACTCAGATGATTGCTAAAGGATTAGATTATCCGAATATTACTTTAGTTGGTGTATTAAATGCTGATACAATGCTAAATTTACCTGATTTTAGAGCAAGTGAACGTACGTATCAATTATTAACACAAGTGGCTGGTAGAGCAGGACGTCATGAAAAAGCTGGACAAGTTATTATTCAAACATATAATCCGGATCATTATTCGATTTTGGATGTTCAAAAAAATGACTATTTAACTTTTTATCATCAAGAAATGGAATATCGTAAATTAGGTAAATATCCTCCGTACTATTATTTAATTAATTTTACAATTTCCCATAAGGAAATGAAAAAAGTTATGGAAGCATCGCAGCATGTTCATAAAATATTGCTACAACATTTAACTGAAAAAGCACTTGTACTAGGACCATCACCAGCGGCACTTGCGAGAATTAACAATGAATTTCGCTTCCAAATTTTAGTTAAATATAAAAGTGAACCTGGATTATTACAGGCAATTCAGTTCTTAGATGATTATTATCATGAAAAATTTATAAAGGAAAAATTAGCATTGAAGATAGATATTAATCCTCAGATGATGATGTAAATTTTGGTGGAAATACTTTAATACCAATGTTTCCTAAGAGTTTGAAAGGTCTTGTTTTTACTTTAAGGGCAGAAAAAAGGCGAATTATTGATGGTTAATAATCAGTTTTCAATTCTTCTTCAATAGAAAGTTTTATTTTAAATCGGACTTATGAAAAGTTTTTGCTTATTCATAAGTTCGATTTTTTGCTTTGTTTATACTATTTTTAATTTTGTTGACTTTATTTCAAACAGATTATTGTTAAAAGATTTATTAGTTCTTTATCTTTTGTGTTGGATAAGTAATTATATACTATTTTAAATTGACAGATTTGAATACTACAAATTTTATACACGCTAATAAATGGTTATAAACTGTTTTGTATATATTGATATTTTAACTATTTGAATTATAAGACAAAACAATTTTCCTGAATTATCAATTAAAGTATTTAAAAATATAGTTAGTTAATGTAAAATAACAATATAAATAAGTTTTTTAATTTATGTAGGCTTAGTTGATTCAAACAAAAAACACAAGAGGAGAAAGTTTATGAAAAAGATACTGGGATGTTTACTTTTAGTTATGCTTTTAGTTGTAGCAGGTTGTTCATTTGGTGGATTTCATAAATCATCGTCAAAAAAATCAGAAGAATCAAAACAAGAAACTGTAAAAAAAGAAAAAGAATCGGAAGAAGAGAAAGATCCTGATTTAGAGAAATTTGAAGAAATAGAGAAAAAAATGAAAGGAATTAAAGACGCACCAACTCTTGATAAGTTGGATCCATTAATGACAGAAAAGTCGTTTACAAATAGTAAAGGGATTCAAGGATGGAAAGATTACAAAGAATTAATGGGTAAAGTGGAGCTTGCAGATTATAGATTTACAAAAGATTCAAAAGGATCGTCTATAAAAGATGTTGATGCATTTTTTAAAGATAAAAAAGGTGTAAAAAGGAAAGTGATTGAAACGCATGATGATGTAAAACAAGTTGATTATTGGTATGTAGATCCGGATGGAAAGAAAATCGGTAATTCAAACACACCTGTTTTTTACGCAGAAATTATGACTAAATATAAAGATGGAAAGTTAGTTTATGCATCAGTCGAACCAGGATCTTATGTAATTCATAAAGATGATGCAATTAAATATGACGATTATTCTAAGTTGAAAAAATTAAGTCAACTAACTAAACTTGATCATCCAAAACCAGTTCCATATAGCGTAGCACAAATCAAATCTTTCGGAGTACCTTTAACAAGCGTTTCATTTATGGCGCATGGGTCAAAGAATCCTAAAGATGAAGTGATGCCGACATTGGCATATTTTACTTTTTCACCAAAAAATTATGAAGACAAGTCTAATCCAGATCCAAAAGTTTTAAATTTAGTAGGTATGGATTTCTTAAATGCATCTAGTGATTTTGGTAACGCACATTTTGTTGTTCTAAGTAAATATATTAAAGAGTACGAATCAAACTATGAAACATCGTCAGATGATTCTTTAAAATAGTCTTTACTTTGTTGAAAATAATTAGTGTACTATAATAAACAATTTAAACAATAATCCCGATAAACAATCAGTATTGCAACTTATCATTTAGAGTTCGTAAAGTCTATAACTCTTTGAGTCGCAATTAATAATAGATTGTCATCGGGATTTATTTTCGTTAATTTATAATGTGACATTACCATGTTCGTCAGCTGGTTTGAAAACAGTAATTATTGCACTAATAATTGCTAATATATGTGGGATGACTGTCCAAAAGAATATTAAGTGTAAGAAACCTTGCATGTTTTTGCCGGCATAAAACTTATGAATACCAAAACTACCTAAGAAGAGCGCTAATAAAATATAAATGACTTTATTTACTTGCATTTCTTTCCCTCCAGTTGAGTTGCTTTTAATATATATAATTCCTCTTTTATTATACCCACTTTTAATTTGAATATTCTAATTAGAGCATTCCTAATTTTATATCTTTTAGATATTCGTTTCTAAGAAAAATATTATACCTACACACTTCTTTTGCTTTTTTAATTTTTCCCACGTGAAAAGACACTTGATGTTGTTTGAACATATAAATATCGAAAATTTTCATTCTATGATGTAAGGTCGCATTTTTAATATATTTACGTTATAATGGTTTGATGAATTTTATTGAGGAGTAAGAGCTATGGCGATTAAAAAATTAGTACCAGCATCGCACCCAATTTTAACGAAAACAGCACAAGAAGTAACAAAATTTGATAACACACTTAAATCTTTATTAAATGATTTAGAAGATACAATGTATGCTAGAGAAGCAGCCGGCTTATGTGCACCACAAATTGGTCAATCGTTCCAAGTAGCAATCATTGATATGGAAATGGAAGGTTTACTACAACTTATTAATCCGAGAATCATTAGTCAATCGAAAGATTCAATCACAGATTTAGAAGGCTCTATTTCAATGCCAGATGTATATGGTGAAGTGACACGAAGTAAAATGATTGTCGTTGAAAGTAATGATATTAATGGAAATAAAGTTGAACTTACTGCACATGAAGATGTAGCTAGAATGATTTTACACATCATTGATCAATTAAATGGCATTCCTTTTACAGAACGAGCTGATCGAATTTTAACTGATAAAGAAATGGAGGCATATTTTGCACATGACTAAAATTATTTTTATGGGAACACCAGACTTTTCAACCACAGTATTAGAAATGCTTATTGCGGAACATGATGTCATCGCTGTTGTAACTCAACCGGATCGACCAGTTGGACGTAAACGTGTAATGACACCACCACCAGTTAAACAAGTTGCTATGAAATATGATTTGCCTGTATATCAGCCGGAAAAACTTAGCGGATCAAAAGAATTAGAACAATTACTTCAGCTAGATGTTGATTTAATTGTAACTGCGGCATTCGGACAGCTATTGCCTGAATCATTGCTTACATTACCTAAATTAGGAGCAATCAATGTACATGCATCATTATTACCTAAATATAGAGGTGGTGCACCTATTCACCAAGCGATTATAGATGGTGAAAAAGAAACAGGTATTACAATTATGTATATGGTTAAGAAGTTGGATGCAGGTAATATTATTTCACAACAAGCAATTAAAATAGAAGATAGTGACAATGTTGGTACAATGCATGACAAACTAAGCGTATTAGGAGCAGACTTGTTGAAAGAAACATTGCCTTCTATCATTAAAGGGACAAACGAAAGTATACCTCAAGATGATACGCACGCAACGTTTGCTTCAAATATTAAACGTGAAGATGAGCGTATTAATTGGAAACAACCAGGTAGACAAGTGTTCAATCAAATACGTGGATTATCGCCTTGGCCAGTTGCATATACAACAATGGACGATATTAATTTGAAAATATATGATGCGGAGCTCATACCTAATCATCAGAATAGTGAGCCTGGAACAATTATTGATACAAACAAAAAAGCCATTATTGTTGCTACAGATGATAATGAAGCGATTGCGATTAAAGATATGCAATTGGCTGGGAAAAAGAGAATGTTAGCTGCCAACTATTTAAGTGGTGCACAAAACACACTAGTAGGGAAGAAACTTATATGATAGAAAACGTGAGAAGTCTTGCATTTGATACGATACAAGATATTTTAAATGAAGGTGCATACAGTAATCTCCGAATCAATGAAGTATTATCGGAAAATGACTTAAATGCTATGGATAAAGGTTTATTTACTGAAATTGTTTATGGAACTGTAAAACGTAAATATACATTAGACTTTTATTTGAAACCATTTGTAAAAACAAAAATAAAAGCATGGGTACGTCAATTATTGTGGATGAGCATTTATCAATATGTGTATTTAGATAAGGTGCCAAATCATGCCATTATTAATGAAGCGGTTGAAATTGCAAAAGAACGTGGTGGTTTTCATAATGGTAATGTCGTAAATGGAATATTACGCACAATCATGCGCAGTGAA
This is a stretch of genomic DNA from Staphylococcus roterodami. It encodes these proteins:
- the coaBC gene encoding bifunctional phosphopantothenoylcysteine decarboxylase/phosphopantothenate--cysteine ligase CoaBC produces the protein MKKILLAVTGGIAAYKAIDLTSKLTQSGYDVRVMLTEHAQKFVTPLAFQAISRNAVYTDTFIEEKPDEIQHIALGDWADAIVVAPATANIIAKLSVGIADDIVTSTLLATETPKFIAPAMNVHMYENKRTQRNMNVLKEDGYHFIEPGSGFLACGYVAKGRMEEPLQIVTVLKDYFQNDSRIANSSFNGKHALVTAGPTVEVIDPVRFVSNRSSGKMGYAIAEALRDRGAIVTLVSGPTNLEDPENIEVIHVQSAEEMFEQVTSRFKLQDIVIKAAAVSDYTPVDVLEHKMKKQDGDLSVSFKRTKDILKYLGEHKTSQYLVGFAAETEDIENYAEQKLRKKNADVIISNNVGDMSIGFNSDDNELTMHFKNKEKVNIKKGKKVALAAQILDELETRWQ
- the priA gene encoding primosomal protein N', which codes for MIAKVIVDVASKSVDYKFDYLIPERLVSVIQPGIRVVVPFGPRTIQGYVMEVTTQPDSQLDISKLKSIIEVKDIKPELTPELIALSEWMSTTHVIKRISMLEVMLPSAIKAKYKKAFMLKDDTELTSEIVERFDKNGFYFYKDAQKNNDIATLMSLLQAGIIEEKTILSQNVTKKTKRAVRIIDGFNTDEVLAKLEKVIKQYDLYAFLTEEQHKTIFLSDIEDMGFSKSSLDGLVKKGYVEKYDAIVERDPFKDRVFEQESKRQLTTDQQRAYAAINEKIVNQEQATFLLHGVTGSGKTEVYLQTIEDVLNQGKQAMMLVPEIALTPQMVLRFKRRFGDDVAVLHSGLSNGERYDEWQKIRDGRAQVSVGARSSVFAPFKNLGLIIIDEEHESTYKQEDYPRYHAREIAQWRSEYHHCPVILGSATPCLESYARAEKGVYHLLSLPNRVNQQALPDIDIVDMRTELSEGNRSMFSKDLREAIQLRLDRQEQVVLFLNRRGYASFMLCRDCGYVPQCPNCDISLTYHKTTDLLKCHYCGYQETPPNKCPNCESEHIRQVGTGTQKVEELLQQEFEGARIIRMDVDTTSKKGAHEKLLTEFEKGNGDILLGTQMIAKGLDYPNITLVGVLNADTMLNLPDFRASERTYQLLTQVAGRAGRHEKAGQVIIQTYNPDHYSILDVQKNDYLTFYHQEMEYRKLGKYPPYYYLINFTISHKEMKKVMEASQHVHKILLQHLTEKALVLGPSPAALARINNEFRFQILVKYKSEPGLLQAIQFLDDYYHEKFIKEKLALKIDINPQMMM
- a CDS encoding peptide deformylase yields the protein MAIKKLVPASHPILTKTAQEVTKFDNTLKSLLNDLEDTMYAREAAGLCAPQIGQSFQVAIIDMEMEGLLQLINPRIISQSKDSITDLEGSISMPDVYGEVTRSKMIVVESNDINGNKVELTAHEDVARMILHIIDQLNGIPFTERADRILTDKEMEAYFAHD
- a CDS encoding TM2 domain-containing protein; this translates as MQVNKVIYILLALFLGSFGIHKFYAGKNMQGFLHLIFFWTVIPHILAIISAIITVFKPADEHGNVTL
- the fmt gene encoding methionyl-tRNA formyltransferase, whose protein sequence is MTKIIFMGTPDFSTTVLEMLIAEHDVIAVVTQPDRPVGRKRVMTPPPVKQVAMKYDLPVYQPEKLSGSKELEQLLQLDVDLIVTAAFGQLLPESLLTLPKLGAINVHASLLPKYRGGAPIHQAIIDGEKETGITIMYMVKKLDAGNIISQQAIKIEDSDNVGTMHDKLSVLGADLLKETLPSIIKGTNESIPQDDTHATFASNIKREDERINWKQPGRQVFNQIRGLSPWPVAYTTMDDINLKIYDAELIPNHQNSEPGTIIDTNKKAIIVATDDNEAIAIKDMQLAGKKRMLAANYLSGAQNTLVGKKLI
- the rpoZ gene encoding DNA-directed RNA polymerase subunit omega yields the protein MLNPPLNQLTAQIKSKYLIATTAAKRAREIDEHPETELLSEYHSYKPVGRALEEIADGKIRPIISSDYYGKE